From the Gemmatimonadaceae bacterium genome, the window CGCTGGGGAATCTCAACCCACCGGGACACACGTTCCCCACCGATCATATCTACCTGTACATGGCGGTGTTTCCCGTGGCGATATCGGCGCCCGGCAATCTCGTCATCACCGACGTGCTGGTGCAGCATCGCACGGGTGGTGGGCAGGCGGATTTGGACGACTATGCCGTGACGTTCTTTCCGTGCAGCGACGTGATGATGCAGCTTGCCCACGTCGCCAGGCTGGCGACGCAGCTCAGCGCGAAGGTCGGCGACTTGAGCGGTGGGTGCGGGAGCAGCTATCAGTTGGCCGGCTTCACGTACCAGCAGTGCCGCAAGAGCGTGAACGTGGCAATGTCAACCGGAGAGGTCATGGGCACCACGGCGGCGACGCTCGACGTGCTCGCCCGGGACCGCCGCATCACCATCGCCTACGTGAACGCGTCACGCCTGTCCGACAGTGTCGGTGCGTTCGGCGACAAGCACGTGGCCTGCCCGATCGACTACTTCGAGGCCTCTATCGCCGATCCGTTGCGCGCGAAACTGGGCATCGGCAGCGCGCTGCGCACCACGCCCCCGGTATGCGGCGATGTGGCGCAGGACGTGCCCAACACGGCGGCGGGACGCTGGTTTCGTATTGGCAGCCCGACCTATCCGGAAGAACCGCATCTGGCCCTGGTGCACGACAATTTCAATCCGGCCCTCGGTGTGTTTTCCGTCGGCTCGTCGATCCCGTCGCTGTCGGCTCGCACGTACACATTTACTCCCGCAGCCACTGGTCGCGTCAATCTGGATTTCCGCTACGTCACCACGATCGGCGAGACCGAGTGTTATGTGGTGTCGGCCAATCAACGCGTGTTGCTGCAACTCACTTCCACAACGCGCCTTCGCATTCAGGGCATTGGCCCTGGCACCTGCGGCGACCCCAGCACCTGGATACTTGGCGCCGGGGCCGTGGAATTCGAACGCTGACCGGTTGTGACAGTGGCCGCATTGCGGGCGACGCGCTCGCCGAAATGCTGCGCTCACCGAAGTAAACTCCAATTTTACCTGACCTATGAAACGCTCCATCGCGCTCTGTTCCCTGATGCTGCTGCCACTGGCGTTGCCGTCGCAGTCCGTCGCCACGCCGTCCGCGTACTCGCTGATCAAGGAAGCCGATATCAAAGCCGACATGCTCGTCATGGCCGGCGACGGGATGCGAGGCCGCGAGTCGGGCACGCTCGATGAACTGCGCGCATCGATGTGGACCGCGGATCAGCTCGCCAAGGCTGGCGTGAAACCGCTGGGCGAAGACGGCACCTGGTTCCAGTGGTTCAATATGCGCCGAACGCGGATCTCAACGGCCGTGAGCACCGTGCGCATTGGCGGCCGGCCGTTTGCCCTGTGGACGGAGGCCACGCCGACGTCGAACGCCGATGGAGACGTTGTCGGCATCACAGTATTCGCCGGCGACGGCAGCGATTCAACGATCGACGTGCGTGGTCGGGTGGCGGTGGTGACGCTCAAGCCGACCTCCGAAGGCACACGTAGCACGATCAACACACCGGCGTATCGCGCGGTGCGTCAGGGGCTGACGGTGCAGGGCGGCGTCATGACGCGGCGCGGCGCCTTGGCCGTGATCATCGTTGCCGACGACGTCGGCGAGGCAAACTTCGACGCCGTCGGTAGTCTGCAATCGCGTGGCACGTACAATGTGCCCGGTGGCGCCCCACGTTTTTCCGAGGCAGCGCTGAGTAACCGTGTGGGCGGTGCGGGCCGCGGCGGGCGTGGGGGCGCCGGAGGCGCTGCAGCCGGTGGCGGTCGCGGGCAGCCGACCGGCGGTATGGCCGTACCCGTCCTGTTCGTGCATCGTGCAATGCTCCAGCAACTGCGTCAGAATGGGCAAGGCGTCGAAATTCACATCAAGTCGGAAACTTTCGACGCGCCGTCGGTAAACGTCATCGGCGTCGTGCGCGGCACCGACCCCAAGCTCCGTGATGAGTACGTCGTGTTCAGTTCCCACCAGGATCACGACGGAGTCCGTTTCTCCATTGACGGGGACTCCATCTGGAACGGTGCCGACGACAACGCGAGCACCAGCGTGGCGCTGTTCGCCATCGCGCGCGCATGGGCCAAGCAGCCTTCCAAACGCTCGGCGCTCTTCATTTTTCACGGCGCCGAGGAGCGCGGGCTGCTCGGATCGCGCTGGCACGCCGCCCACCCGGTCGTACCGCTCACGAGCATGGCCGCAGTGCTCAACGGCGACATGATCGGCCAGAACCATCCCGACACGGCATCGCTGCTGGGATCGCAGCCGCCACACCGGAACTCGAGCGCACTCGTCCAGATGGCGTTCGACGCGAACAGCCGCACCGGCAAATTCGTCATCGATTCCATGTGGGACCGTCCGACGCACCCGGAAGGCTTCTACTTCCGGAGCGACCACGCGTCGTACGCTCAGCTCAATGTTCCCTCCATCTTCTTCACGACGACCCTGCATCCCGACTACCACACCCCGCGTGACGATGCGTCACGCATCAACTACCCCAAGCTCACCCGGATGACGCAGTGGATGTACCTCACGGGTTGGATTGTCGGGAATGCCAAGGATCGCCCAACGATCGACGGCGGTGTCCGGCAGGTGCCGTGACCGATACAGCGAACGCGCGACGCCCCCCGTGGCTATTTGGTCCAGAAGATCGCCGTTCCGCAATACGAGCCGTCACCTCCGGCACCCGTCGCGTTGTACCTCGATGGAGTCGACGATGGATTGTGCCACTCGAAGCCAATGATCTCGTCCGCTCGGAGACTACTCACATCAAATATCAGTGTTTCCCGAGCGATCTTCGTAGGCGCGCCATTGAAAACAGAGATTCCGTTCACAACAACTTGCGGGTAACAGGCTTGTGCATCTCGCTGTGCCGCGAGGACAGTCTTGCCGCTCACCCGACGAGTCCGCAGTCCGGGAACTCGGCCAATGAGCACCACGTCAACCTGACTCGCGGAGTTCTCCTCAAAAACCGAGCGGTCCAGGAATCGCCCGAAACCCATGGCCCGCCGCTCATCAAACTCCGCGAGTCGCAGGCGATCAATGGTCCTGTCAGCCTCGACCTGAACCGGCGCCATGGCTTGTGCCGTGCGCGTCAGCAGGAAATCGACATCGACCACGTCGTTCGCGGCCAAGCGAATACTGACCACGAGCGAATCAAAGCCCAACGCGCGAACGACAACCACGTATTCGCCTGGGGGGACATCCATCAGGCGAAATCGTCCGTTCGGCTCGCTGCGCGTGGTCAGTCCGCGCGTTCGCACCTCGATGCGGGCATCGGCGATTGGCCGTTCAGGCATGTCAGCCAGAACCCGACCAGAGATTTCGCCACGCTGAGCGGATAGCTGCAGCGGCCGTCCCGTGCACAGACACAGCGCGGCCAGCGATATCGCCTTCGCCCTATTGAGAATCATGCTGGGCCGCCAATAGGCGAGTTACAGCGGTGGTCCCGCGACCACCCGATCCTCGTCGTCGATGACCTCGTTATTCAGCTTCGAACGCCTGAACAACGCCACCTTGAGCGGCTCCGACCCCGCCGCCTTGAGCTTGGCGTTGAGCGCCGGCACCTCGGTTTTCGCGATCGCGTTCCACTGCGCTTGCAAGGCTGCCAGAGACTTGAGACGGGCGTTCGCTGCCGCGACCGCCTGTGACGTGGGCGTGTCGTCGGCGCCCTGCAGCACGTTCATCACCGGCAGGAATTGACCCGCGACACTGGTGAACGACTCCGGCGCCGCTGGGCCACCGCCACTGCCGCGTCCACCTCCACCGCCAAAGCCACCGCGACCGCCACCGACGGCTTCCGGACCAGCGAGTGCCTCGAGGCGTTTGGCCAACGCATCCACGGCGTTGGCCAGATCACCAGTCACCTTGCCCTTGCGATCCAGCAACTGCGTGCGCAGCGCGCGCGCTTGCTTTGCCATCACTGGTGCCTGCAACGCGGCATCGTACAGCGCGACCGACAGCGTGTACTGCTGACGCAACGCCACCGCGGGTGTCTTCACGCGCGGATCCATGCGCACCGTAAACGACTGCGACTGGCTCGCGCCGTTGGCAGTTAATCGTGCCGTGTACGTGCCGGGGTGCGCCCACGGCCCTTCGGGCTCACACTTGGTGTTGAACGGCGTCGCTGAAATGGGCAACGAGCAGTTCTCGCCCGGCGGCGTGAAATGCAGATCCCACGTGTATCGCTGCAGGCCGGCCTTGGTGGACAGCACTTGTGGCGGCCGGAACCAATACCACGGCCAGTTGCCCACGTCCTTCACCGGCTCGGCTTTGTCGGTACTGGAATACGTGCGAATCACGCGCCCCGACGCATCGAGAATCTCCAGCGTGACCGGGCCGCTCACATCGTTCTTCAGGTAGTAATCGATGATCGCGCCATCGGGCGGATTCTCGGCGTACGGCTCGTCGGGCGGCACCGGCGTGTCGGTGTACATGGAATACCGCACGCGCGTGGCCATCGCCGGCTTGAACAACGTGACCGCATCACTGGCGGCTTTCTCGCTCCACTGCCGCAACGCGGTGATGTTGTCGAGAATCCAGAAACCCCGACCGTGCGTGCCAATGGCCAGATCGTCGTCCTTGATGATGACATCACGCACCGAGGTGGCCGGCATGTTTACGCGCAATGAATGCCAGTGGTCGCCGTCGTTGAGCGAGAACCACACCTGCGTTTCACTGCCAGCGAATAACAGCCCTTTGCGTTTGGGATCTTCCTTCACGCTGTTGATGGTGGCGCCGTCGGCGATGCCGCCGACAATTTCGGTCCACATCTTGCCACCATCGCGCGTGCGGAAAATATGCGGACGCAGATCATCCAACCGGATGGTATTGATAGCCGCGTAGGCGGTGCCGGCGTCGCTGTGCGAGGCGTCCATGATGGACACCTTGGCCCACGGACCAATTTGCGGTGGGGTCACGTTGGCCCAGGACTTGCCGCCATTCCGCGTGACGTGAATGAGTCCGTCGTCGGTGCCGGCCCAGATGGTGTTGGAGTCCACCGGGCTGGGCGCGATGGTGTACACCACGCCGCGGCGAGTGGGGGTGGCGGCTGGTGTGCCGATGTACCGCCCCACGTTTTTGGGCACGTTCCACGTTTCGCGCGACAGGTCGGGGCTGATTTGCTTCCACTGCTGGCCGCCTGTCACGGTCTGCCACACCACGTTGGTGCGTAGTAGAGTTTGCGCGGGTTGATGGGCGAAAAGAGGATCGGCATGGTGCGCACGCCGCGATAGATATCCGGACCGCCGCCACCACCACCGCGTCCCACGTTTGGACTCACATTCTGCGTTTGACCGGTACGCCGATCGTAGCGCACCACGGTGCCGCCGAAGTACACGTCGGGGTTGAGCGGATCGGGCGCGACGTAGCTGTACTCGGATGCACCAACCGGATGGAACTCGCGATAGCCGATATAGCCGTCGTTGCCGCGACTGGATACGCACCCCGAGCCCGAGTCCTGCTGGCCGCTGCACAGCCGGTAGGGAAACGCGTAGTCGGCGGCCACGTGATAGAACGCGGCCGTGGGCTGATTGTACCACGAGCTCCACGTCTTGCCGCCATTTACCGTGATGACCGCGCCCTGATCGGCCACCAGCAGCATGATGTCGCCGTTGTTCGGATTGATCCAGTAGCGCTGATAGTCGTCACCGCCGGGCGCGCCGCGATGCGCGGCCCACGTCTTGCCGGCATCGGTGGATTTCCAGGCCACGGTGTTGGCTGAATACACGATGTCCGGATTTTTCGGGTCGACGGCGGGCGCCGACATATCATCAGCCTTGCCCGCAATGTTGTTGTTGGTGGTGGCGACGGTCCAGCTTTCGCCGGCGTCGTCGGAGCGATACATCGCGCCACCGCGCGTGGCCTGCACAATGGCGTAGAGGCGATTGGGATTGCTGGGCGCGATGGCGATGCCAATGCGACCCAGTCCGTCTGCCGATGTCGGGAGGCCTTTGGTGAGCGGCTTCCACGTCGTGCCACCATCCGTGCTCTTGAACAGCCCGCTATTCGGTCCGGAAAACGATGAGTTCTCCCACGGCCCATGCTGCGCATCCCACAGTGCGGCATACACCGTGTTGGGATCGTTGGGCGCGATCTGCACTTCGGCGCCGCCGGTGTACTCGTCTTTGTACAACACCTTTTGCCACGACGTGCCGCCATCGGTGGTGCGATAAATGCCGCGCTCCGGATTCTGGCCGTACGGGTGTCCTAACACCGCCGCGAACACGCGTTCGGGATTGGTGGGATCGATGGCCAGTCGCGGAATTTGCTGGTTGTTGTTGATCCACACGTGCGACCAGCTCTTGCCGGCGTCGGTGGACTTGTAGATGCCGTCACCGGTGGCCAGATCGGGGCGGTGCAGGCCCTCTCCCGAACCCACGTAGATCACGTTCGGGTTGGACGGTGCCACGTCGATGGCGCCGATGGAGCCACTGGATTGCTCATCGAAGATCGGCGTCCAGATACGGCCATAGTCGGTGGTCTTCCACACGCCTCCGTTCACCATGCCCATGTAGAACACATTGGGCTGACTGGGCACGCCCGCTGCCGCTTTAGTGCGGCCGGCGCGGAACGGTCCGATCATGCGCCACTTCGGGCCCTTGATGCTGGCGGCATCGAAAGTGGCCTGCGCGCTGAGCGCAATCGGCGAGAAGGCGGCGGCAGCGAGCAGTGATGCCGTCAGGGCGCGTCGGGAAAGGAGCACGGGGGCCTCGGGTGAGCGGGAATGCGTCCAATCTGCGGTGAAGCGGTGCGAACGGCCAGAATGTCGCGATTTCGTTGGAAAGCACCTTGAACCGACAAGTACGCAAAGGTCGCGAAGGAACAGGACCCACCATGCCCGACTTGACGACCTTCGCGTACTTTGCGGTCAGCGTTTTGAACTGTCATTTTTCGAACAGGTGCAGCGGTGTACCTCGACTGCGAGGCGTGACCCATGCGAATCCCCTTGGCGCACCAAGCTGACGCTGACGCCATGCCGCCCACCCTCCGTACATTGCTGGAGGCCGAACTGGACGCCGGCAATGCGATCATCGAGGTGGGTCACTCGCACCCGGCGCCACCGGTCGGGGCCTATTTCAAGTTGGCACGCCAGGTGTCGACCCGGCCGCGCGAAAGCGGCGATGGTCTCAATTTCTTTGACCGCCACGGATCGACGTCATCGGGGGAATTCACCGATACCGATCGACGGTATTGGATCCTGGAGGCGCCGAACCCCGCCGACGCCGAGGAGCTGGATATGGACGCCATCCGAGCGGCCCTGCAACCTCCGCCGTTTGTTCCGGAGCCTTCAGTCAACGGGCCGTCTGCGCCTCAGCACGCGTTGGACCACTCCGGCGAACGTGGCGATCCGGGCGACAGTGCCTCAGACGCCGACGCGTGGCGGCGCTTCGCCGACAGCAAGCGGATGGACTACGACCGGTGGAAAGAGGGGATCGGGTACGACCTGGACGCGTTGGCGTCGCTCTCGGTGGAGAGTCAGCGCGTGGTGGAGAGACAGCTGACCCCGCCATCCGGTTGGCGCGATGTGGAAGCCCTGGCGGCGCTTGATACCGCAACCGCACGGGAGACTCTGCGCGGCGCCGTGCATGCGGAAGACATCGAGGTGCGGTTGGCCGTATTGTCCCATGCGCCGGAACTGATTGACGATGCCACGCGGACGGACGCCATCCTGCTGGCCCTCACCGAGGCCGGTCCCTTTGCCGGGCGAACGGAGACGCTGGATCTGGTGATGGAGTTCCACCCGCCGGTTGTCGTGCAAGCGATGTTTGTGCGGCTGCTGCTTGCCACCGGCGAGATGGCGTATCACTACGCGGCCACGTTGACGGCCATTCACGGTGTGGTCGATTCACGTTATGATTGGTCGCTTCGACCGATGTACCTCGCCTTCAACACCGACGAGATGTCGGCCCGTCGCGAGGCGTTTCTCTCGCTGTGCACCACACTTGGTGTGGACGGTCCCGCGCAGTTGGCGGTGGTCGACCAGACCATCGCCACTCACCACGACTCCACGCCATGACCAATCCCATGCTCATCGAAGCCCCCGCATCAACCGATTCCATCGCGTACGAAACGCTGGGGTATGTGGACGCCTACGATGCCGTGCTCAATTGCGACTATGCGTTTGTGGCCTACAAGGAGACGGATCGCGAGAGCGGTGCCTGGTCGGTGCGCATTCGCTCCTCGCAAACGGCGGGCGGCGCGTTTGACCCCGAGGCCATGCGTCTGCAGGCCCGCGCCGCGGGCGCCCAGGGGAAGCCCTGGTTTGTGTGGGGCTACTCGTTTGAACCCACGGCCGATGATGTGCGGCAGATTGAGTTCCGCGTGCACGTCGCCGACGGCAAACCATCGTCGGTCGAGATGTGTGTGCGGTTGCGCAAGTTTGATCAGTCGGCCGATACGCCCAAATCGGTCTCGTTCGCGTGGCCGTCGTCGTGAGTCGTGACGGCATGACATCCTGGTTCGGTACGATCGGCGTTGGGATCGCGGTTGGCGTGGTCGGCCTGGTGGTTGGCGGGTGGCTCGCGTCGCGCGCGGTGGACTGGTACAACGTGCCGTCGCGCGAAGGCGGCTCCGCGTACTTCGTGATGTTCCAGGCGTTGTTCGCGCTCGTGGCCGGACTCATCATCGGCGTGATCGTCAGTCGGGTGGTGGTGAGCGGCGGCGGGACGCAACTGAAAGCGTTGCTGCTGGGCGGTGGCGCGCATCTCCTGCTGCTGGCGGTCATTGGCACCGTGGCACGACTGATGGCCGATGTGCCGCCGTCGTTCGAAGGAGAGCGGTTGATGCTGGCCGTGGAGGTGTCCTGGCCCGAGGCAAGCGCGCCGTCGCTCCCCAGCGGCGACATCCTGCCGTATGTCGGACTTGCTGCGGCGAGCGGGAACACCACGCGGGTTGGGCGTCAGGGGCCGTTGTGGGCCGCCGATGCCCGTCACGAAAACGGCCGACTGATCGTGCCGGGGGCGGTGGAGATATTCACCAGTCGGGGCAAGCGTCTGCTGTTCGTGAATACGGGCACGAGGGACAAGGAAGACGGGCTGGTGCTGCCGCTGCCGGCGTATCCGGGAAAGGCGCAGCGCACATGGAGCGAGTGGATGCCGCGTGCCCGCAGCGGCACGCCCGCCCTCCCCGACGGTATTCGGTATCGCTTTCGTGTGGTCAAGCGCAACGAGCCCATACGCACGCAGCATGTCGGCGCGTTTGACATCAGTACCGTGGCGCGCAAGTTCACCGAGTCCCGCTATGCCCCCATCACCAGTGACTACGCCGCGGATGCAGACTTTCAGGTGAGCTACAAGGGAACGCCGGTGACGGTCGAGGGGCGGACGGTCGATCAATACATCCCCGATCCGTGGAAACCGGATGCGGCACCGCCGGCAGACGCACCGGTGCAGTTCGATCGCATCATTGCGGTCGCGACGATCCCGGGTGCCGAACCCGCGCTGGTGGTCGAGGTTGAGTACCGCGACTCGCAGTACCGTTCCACCTATGACTATCTGCTCCAGGCACAAGGTGACCGACTGCGAACCACCTTTGTCAGTGCGGGCGGTGCCGACCTCATGGCCAGGCGACTGTCCCGGCCTCCGGACAATGCACCTCCGGAACCGGTGAACGGGCGTCAGGGGTATATCGACGACCGAATCCTCGCGGTTCCCGGATTGTATCTCTTTCCCCGAGCGGTGCTGGATACCCGTTCGCGAACGGTGCAGGCGGTGTCACTGGAACGAACCGACGACGAAATTCTCAAGATCGGGCCACTTTCGCTGTCGCCCGACGAGAAACACTTCGCACGCTTGATTCGCAACAGTGAGAACAATTCGATACTGATGGAGCAGGTTACGATTGCCGACAACGCGCGCCGCACGGTGCCAACGGGATTCGCCACAACGTCCACCGGCAATTGGCAGGACGCCGACCGGTCGTACTTCGACAACTACTTCGCCTGGGAATCGACCGCAGGCGGTGGCTACCGCGTGACGCCAAAGGCCGGTGCGACCACCCTGCCACACCGGGGAACGCTCAAGGAGCAGGTGGGGTATCGCGAATACCGTGTTTCGCTGGCGAAGGAGTCACTGCGCGACGCGTTCATTGCCGATCTCACGGCGACATACGGTGCCACGCTGGTGCCGACTGCGGCTGATGCGTATGCGAAAGAAGTGCGCATCAACGGCGAGATCTTCAACCTGTCGTACAGCGACGAGGGTGAGGTGGGCATCTGGATGGAGAATCACGACAATACACTGCCGATGGTGAAACTGTCGCGACATCTGGATTCGTTGCTGGCCACACGCCGACTGGATGCCCATTTCAAGAAACCTGATGCTCCGCAGTGACCTGCGGTTCGACAATCGATTCATTCAGGAGCTGCCGGGAGACGCCGAGACCACCGCGCGACGGCGCCAGGTAGTGGGTGCATGCTGGAGCGCCGTCGATCCCACCGCGGTGGCGGCGCCGGTGCTGCTGGCCCATTCGCCCGAAGTGGCTGCGCAGGTGGGATTCACCGAAGGCGATGTCGCCGAGCCCTGGTTTGCCGAGGTGTTTGGCGGCAATCGCCTGATGGAAGGGATGTCGCCGTTTGCCGCGTGTTACGGCGGCCACCAGTTCGGGAACTGGGCGGGTCAGTTGGGTGACGGGCGGGCGATCACGCTGGGCGAGGTGGTTGGCACGGACGGCGCGCGTCATGAATTGCAGCTCAAGGGTGCCGGACCAACACCCTATTCGCGCACGGCCGACGGGCGCGCGGTCCTGCGATCGTCCATTCGCGAATTTCTGTGCAGCGAGGCCATGCATCATCTCGGTGTGCCCACCACGCGGGCGCTGTCGCTGGTGACGACGGGCGATGCGGTGGTCCGCGACATGTTCTACAACGGCGACGCACGGGAGGAACCGGGGGCGATCGTCTGTCGCGTGGCGCCATCCTTCATCCGGTTTGGCAACTTCGAGATCCTGGCGGCGCGTGGTGACACTGTCGTGCTCGAACGCCTGGTGGACTTCACGATTGCGCGCGACTTCCCGCATCTCGGCGTACGCGAGCAGGACCCGCAGGCGCGGCGCGCGGCGTGGTTCACCGAAGTGTGCGAACGCACGGCGCGCATGATGGTGCACTGGATGCGCGTGGGGTTCGTGCACGGCGTGATGAACACGGACAACATGTCGATTCTGGGGCTGACCATCGACTACGGACCGTACGGCTGGCTGGATGACTTCGATCCGCACTGGACGCCGAACACGACGGACGCGAACGGTCGGCGCTATCGCTATGAGCAACAACCGGCCATTGCGCAATGGAATCTGGTGCGACTCGCCGAGGCACTGCAGCCGGTGTTCGCCAACGACGCGCCGCTGGAGGCCGCGCTTGAGCGGTACGTTGCCGTGTATACCGCCGAGTATCAGACCATGCTGCAGGCGAAATTTGGACTGCGTTTGCCGGACGCCGATGACGGGGCGTTGATTGGCGCGTGCTTTGCCTTGCTGCAAGCGGCCGAGATGGATTTCACCCTGTTTTTCCGCGCGCTGGGCAACCTGCCCGACACCCTGCCGGCCGATGGCGCCCTGGAGACACTGCTGGGCGACGTGTTCTATGATGACAGCAAGCGTCGTCTGCACCACGATGCCGTGCGCGCGTGGGTCGTGCAGTGGCACGCGCGCGTATCGCGCGACGGCGAGGCGGCCGCGACGCGTCGGGCCCGCATGCATGCCGTGAATCCGAAGTACGTGTTGCGGAACTATCTGGCGCAGGAGGCCATCGACCTGGCGAATGCGGGGGACTTTTCACGGGTGCACACCTTGCTGGACGTGATGCGCCGTCCCTATGACGAGCAGCCGCAGTTTACGCTGTTTGCCGCGCGTCGGCCCGAGTGGGCGCGCCACCGGGCGGGATGCTCGATGCTGTCGTGCAGTTCGTGAGCGCGTGGCTACCTGCCGTGGGACGCCAACCGTGCGAAGAGCGAGCGGCGAACGCCGCTGACGACGACCGGCGGTGCGTCGCGATCGGGGTTTCGCTGAGGAACTGAGCGGTGAGGGGCCGGAGGGGTGAGCAACGGAAGCGTCGAGCGCTAGAGAGCCCAGCCGGTGAGGGTAGAACGCAGTCCTGCCCTCGCCGGCTGGCCCCTCAACGCTCAACGCTTCTGTTGCTCACCCCTCCGGCCCCTCACCGCTCCAAGCTCAGCGATGTGTCAACGCATCCTTGAGACTCTGCACGCGTGTACCGCACCCATCACCGCGGCACCCCCATGCCCTGGCTCAACGCCACCTTCCACGCGTCACTGGCCACAAACAGTTGCTCCGGGAACCTCTTGAGCGCCGCGATCTCCTCGAAGATATCGGCGGCCGTGTACTGATTGAGCCCGACGCCGGCAAGATACTGGAGACGCAGGTTGCGATCGGTGTTGATGGCCGCACCGCTCAGCCATGCCTTGAGGTCGGCGCCGCTGCCCGCGTACGTCGAGAACAGCTCCATGGGTGAGCCGAAGCCGCTTTCCGTGAGTGACGCACCAACCTGACGATAGCCGGCGTCCTGGAACCGTGTCTCCAGGCTGGCGATGTCGATACGCGATGGACCCGCCTGGCCCAACAGCACGACATCATAGCCGGCACCATTGAGATTGTTCGCCCAGATCGTGCCGTCGGGAAAGACCTCGAAGAAGGTGGCCAGCTCACTGCGCACCGCGTCCAGCGTGCTTTCGTACAACGGCACCCACTGTGTCACCACGCCGCCGGGCTTCAGGTGTGCCTTGACGGCCTGGAAATACTCGCGCGTGTACAACGAGGCGGCGCCCTTCACCCACGGATTGATGGGATCCGACGTGATCACGTCGAATTGCTCGTCGGACGTTTGCACGAAGCTGCGCGCGTCGTCGAAGTAGATCTGCGTGCGCGGATCCTTCGCGACGTTGTTGTTTTCCTTGACGAACCAGGTGGACACGACTTGTGGAATCAACGGCTCGATTTCGCAGATCACCAGACGGGTGACGGAGGGATACGGGAGAAATGACCCGGCCGTCACGCCGGCGCCGAAGCCCACCACCAGCACCGACTGCGGATTGGGATGCACCAGCGCCGGAAGATGCGCGAGCATCTTTTGCAGCCGCATGTCCTGGGGCAGGCTGGACGCTTCCACCTTGCCGCTCACATGAAACTGCGTGGCCCCACTGTTCAACACCCTCGTGACGGCAACGGA encodes:
- a CDS encoding YdiU family protein is translated as MLRSDLRFDNRFIQELPGDAETTARRRQVVGACWSAVDPTAVAAPVLLAHSPEVAAQVGFTEGDVAEPWFAEVFGGNRLMEGMSPFAACYGGHQFGNWAGQLGDGRAITLGEVVGTDGARHELQLKGAGPTPYSRTADGRAVLRSSIREFLCSEAMHHLGVPTTRALSLVTTGDAVVRDMFYNGDAREEPGAIVCRVAPSFIRFGNFEILAARGDTVVLERLVDFTIARDFPHLGVREQDPQARRAAWFTEVCERTARMMVHWMRVGFVHGVMNTDNMSILGLTIDYGPYGWLDDFDPHWTPNTTDANGRRYRYEQQPAIAQWNLVRLAEALQPVFANDAPLEAALERYVAVYTAEYQTMLQAKFGLRLPDADDGALIGACFALLQAAEMDFTLFFRALGNLPDTLPADGALETLLGDVFYDDSKRRLHHDAVRAWVVQWHARVSRDGEAAATRRARMHAVNPKYVLRNYLAQEAIDLANAGDFSRVHTLLDVMRRPYDEQPQFTLFAARRPEWARHRAGCSMLSCSS
- a CDS encoding M28 family peptidase, translating into MLVMAGDGMRGRESGTLDELRASMWTADQLAKAGVKPLGEDGTWFQWFNMRRTRISTAVSTVRIGGRPFALWTEATPTSNADGDVVGITVFAGDGSDSTIDVRGRVAVVTLKPTSEGTRSTINTPAYRAVRQGLTVQGGVMTRRGALAVIIVADDVGEANFDAVGSLQSRGTYNVPGGAPRFSEAALSNRVGGAGRGGRGGAGGAAAGGGRGQPTGGMAVPVLFVHRAMLQQLRQNGQGVEIHIKSETFDAPSVNVIGVVRGTDPKLRDEYVVFSSHQDHDGVRFSIDGDSIWNGADDNASTSVALFAIARAWAKQPSKRSALFIFHGAEERGLLGSRWHAAHPVVPLTSMAAVLNGDMIGQNHPDTASLLGSQPPHRNSSALVQMAFDANSRTGKFVIDSMWDRPTHPEGFYFRSDHASYAQLNVPSIFFTTTLHPDYHTPRDDASRINYPKLTRMTQWMYLTGWIVGNAKDRPTIDGGVRQVP
- a CDS encoding carboxypeptidase regulatory-like domain-containing protein; the encoded protein is MPERPIADARIEVRTRGLTTRSEPNGRFRLMDVPPGEYVVVVRALGFDSLVVSIRLAANDVVDVDFLLTRTAQAMAPVQVEADRTIDRLRLAEFDERRAMGFGRFLDRSVFEENSASQVDVVLIGRVPGLRTRRVSGKTVLAAQRDAQACYPQVVVNGISVFNGAPTKIARETLIFDVSSLRADEIIGFEWHNPSSTPSRYNATGAGGDGSYCGTAIFWTK